In Puniceicoccales bacterium, a single window of DNA contains:
- a CDS encoding putative lipid II flippase FtsW, giving the protein MSSDNYRQYRDFFKNNWLGVCPVVAIFLLTGMGLLALSSASFPMSDKLLAKQFIWLCGSMFSSIIFAFIPLELLGKFRHIIICAMAIGLVLVLIPHIGRVVNGSRRWLKLGSIGFQVSEFAKIAIIVWLSYYISKHIHLIDNVLYGFFYPMLVLCAFALLILLEPDYGTAFLFVAVGITLLFLSGTKFSYLLYTAIFGGMVFSLLIWLNPVRLKRVTSFLDIEGNKSDGSYQLWQGILSFASGGMFGKGLGLGRQKISYLPEAHTDFILAVIGEEMGFIFTGFIVLLFFVFTFICLLILRQQSSIYHRLLGYGATLMIAYQAIMNMCVVSGCMPTKGISLPFISYGGSNLLLLYSLLGIIFNCMRHGQPTLEDVSGQ; this is encoded by the coding sequence GTGAGTAGCGATAATTACAGGCAGTATAGGGATTTTTTTAAAAACAATTGGCTTGGGGTTTGTCCTGTGGTGGCAATTTTTTTGCTGACAGGTATGGGATTGTTAGCGCTTTCAAGTGCTTCATTTCCCATGTCCGACAAACTACTTGCTAAACAATTTATTTGGCTCTGTGGTTCGATGTTTTCATCGATAATCTTTGCCTTTATTCCGCTCGAATTATTGGGTAAATTTCGGCATATCATCATATGTGCCATGGCCATTGGATTGGTATTAGTCCTTATTCCCCACATCGGCCGAGTGGTAAATGGATCACGGCGATGGCTTAAACTTGGCAGCATTGGTTTTCAGGTTTCAGAGTTTGCAAAGATAGCCATAATAGTATGGCTATCATACTACATATCGAAACATATACATCTAATAGACAATGTGTTATATGGTTTTTTCTATCCCATGTTAGTGCTCTGTGCCTTTGCTCTGCTAATATTACTCGAACCTGACTATGGCACGGCATTTCTATTCGTTGCGGTGGGAATTACCTTGTTATTTTTATCCGGCACAAAGTTTTCCTATTTATTATATACAGCAATTTTTGGCGGAATGGTTTTTTCTCTATTAATATGGCTAAACCCAGTCAGATTAAAGCGGGTGACGTCGTTTTTGGACATCGAAGGTAATAAATCTGATGGTTCCTATCAGCTGTGGCAGGGCATACTGAGTTTCGCATCGGGAGGTATGTTTGGCAAAGGTCTCGGCCTAGGCCGGCAAAAGATATCCTATCTGCCAGAAGCACATACGGATTTTATCCTGGCAGTAATTGGTGAGGAAATGGGTTTCATTTTCACCGGTTTCATAGTGTTATTATTTTTTGTATTTACATTTATCTGCCTACTGATTTTGCGGCAACAAAGTTCAATATATCACCGGCTCTTGGGCTATGGCGCAACGCTGATGATAGCCTATCAAGCTATCATGAATATGTGTGTTGTAAGCGGTTGCATGCCAACAAAAGGCATATCCCTGCCCTTCATAAGTTATGGTGGATCTAACCTACTGTTGCTCTATTCTTTGCTGGGCATAATTTTCAATTGCATGAGGCATGGGCAACCTACTTTAGAAGATGTTTCAGGCCAGTGA
- the murD gene encoding UDP-N-acetylmuramoyl-L-alanine--D-glutamate ligase has product MLIDELKEISNSKSIGIFGAGASGIAACNLLKFMNLKCIVYDEYNESYGYFSEADLKRHSLIICSPSFLPDHRWVNLAKKHSLRCIPEIDLAYIFMKGKFDRKKKKIVAVTGTNGKTTTTEFLTFLLKNAGYRALACGNIGRPMSDVVLSEDMVSCDHVICEVSSFQAAMLSFFSPDILIWTNFYPNHLNKHTSMDEYFNCKSNLVRMLLSDQFFCGKCVMNFANEKDSLVSKKFNSAIQCIYNGEQESMVVETAMATAPNRENFAIAYEFCKKNEIPIKKPVVENFKPPKYRLEFVCKKCGKFFWNDSKSTTFSALNAALSNFQQKVIWIGGGESKGDALENILQIIYNKISYALLIGETGKGLCELLGKNNIPHKYSSTVDVAVRDSVQQVSDIVLFSPAFTSFDQFKDYKERGKFFEKCILDLKI; this is encoded by the coding sequence CATGAATTTGAAGTGCATTGTCTATGATGAATACAATGAATCCTATGGTTATTTTAGCGAAGCCGATCTAAAGAGGCATTCGCTTATCATTTGCAGTCCAAGTTTTTTGCCCGACCATAGATGGGTGAATTTAGCCAAGAAACATTCTCTGAGATGTATTCCGGAAATTGATCTAGCTTACATATTCATGAAAGGAAAATTCGATAGGAAAAAGAAAAAAATCGTTGCAGTTACCGGGACCAATGGGAAGACAACCACGACGGAATTTTTAACCTTTTTGCTAAAAAATGCTGGTTATCGGGCTTTGGCTTGCGGAAATATTGGTCGGCCAATGTCTGATGTTGTTCTATCAGAAGATATGGTAAGCTGTGACCATGTGATCTGTGAAGTGAGCTCCTTCCAGGCCGCCATGCTTTCGTTTTTTTCGCCGGATATTTTAATATGGACGAATTTTTATCCCAATCATCTGAACAAACATACCAGTATGGATGAATATTTTAATTGTAAATCTAACCTGGTGAGAATGTTGCTATCGGATCAATTTTTTTGCGGCAAGTGCGTGATGAATTTTGCCAATGAAAAGGATTCTTTGGTTTCAAAAAAATTTAATTCGGCCATTCAGTGCATTTATAATGGTGAGCAGGAATCCATGGTAGTCGAAACTGCCATGGCGACGGCTCCCAATCGAGAAAATTTCGCCATTGCCTACGAATTTTGCAAAAAAAATGAAATACCTATCAAAAAACCTGTAGTGGAAAATTTTAAACCACCAAAATATAGACTGGAATTTGTATGTAAAAAATGTGGTAAATTTTTTTGGAATGATTCAAAATCCACCACCTTTTCTGCCCTAAATGCTGCTCTTAGTAACTTCCAACAGAAGGTAATATGGATAGGTGGCGGCGAATCCAAAGGTGATGCGCTGGAAAATATATTACAAATAATTTACAATAAAATTTCCTATGCTCTGCTCATTGGTGAAACTGGCAAAGGGCTTTGTGAGCTATTGGGTAAAAATAATATCCCCCATAAATATTCTTCCACCGTCGATGTGGCCGTGAGAGATTCTGTCCAGCAAGTCTCTGATATTGTTTTATTTAGCCCCGCATTCACCAGTTTTGACCAATTCAAGGATTATAAAGAAAGAGGAAAATTTTTTGAAAAATGCATTTTAGATTTGAAAATTTAA
- a CDS encoding septum formation initiator family protein: MTFKLYKISLFFSCLLLLGVLAASGIVLMRTWREYKTIFHLEISQTLELEQLRNKNENYRAHIIQMLNDKEFVEYIARQTIGYIKNDEILFRFD, from the coding sequence ATGACTTTTAAATTATATAAAATTTCACTATTTTTTTCCTGCCTACTACTGTTAGGTGTACTAGCTGCATCTGGGATTGTTCTAATGAGAACCTGGCGAGAATACAAGACAATTTTTCATTTGGAAATCAGCCAAACCTTGGAATTGGAACAGCTGCGTAATAAAAATGAAAATTACAGGGCTCATATCATTCAAATGCTTAACGATAAAGAATTTGTAGAATATATAGCTCGCCAAACAATAGGATATATAAAAAATGATGAAATATTATTTCGTTTCGATTAA
- a CDS encoding LysM peptidoglycan-binding domain-containing protein, whose translation MNLNMELKKFFYKLSFYGSCFGSVILAGCSTTFNENKGPNPNDTIIKVSENQVNESLPDYASRTAVSHRPRYTPSRPVGSIIARGIDHIEMEPIDIQEDVIVIKDEKPKIGTNYVVKKGDTIWRLSRRFGLKVSDILTANKLDKNDKIIAGQKIFLPNVSEAEVKNAISGSKYTIQSGDTLSRIASKFHTTINDIKLANNMSNDKIVAGKILTVPNGKPNSNVSSSGSGKSSRASTIYAGDYTIQRGDTLASIAKRSGISVADLQQVNHLGDPSKLQVGKKLTIAKATKDHISTVSVPQASGIEKIASSQGDRSSTKLNISNYDFMNDSDFFQGIDNIPIVQVSE comes from the coding sequence GTGAATTTGAATATGGAATTAAAAAAATTTTTTTATAAATTGTCGTTTTATGGTTCGTGCTTTGGGAGTGTTATCCTAGCTGGATGCAGTACTACTTTCAATGAAAATAAGGGGCCCAATCCCAATGATACCATTATAAAAGTCAGTGAAAATCAGGTTAATGAAAGTCTACCTGATTATGCTTCGCGGACTGCTGTATCCCATCGCCCGCGGTATACGCCTAGCCGACCAGTGGGATCGATAATTGCCCGTGGAATCGATCATATAGAAATGGAACCTATTGATATCCAAGAAGATGTGATTGTTATTAAGGACGAAAAACCAAAGATTGGTACCAATTATGTGGTGAAAAAAGGAGATACAATTTGGAGACTTTCTCGGCGATTCGGTCTAAAGGTCAGCGATATACTCACTGCTAACAAGCTGGATAAAAACGACAAGATAATCGCTGGCCAAAAAATTTTCCTGCCAAATGTTTCGGAAGCTGAAGTGAAGAATGCGATTTCCGGTAGCAAGTATACGATCCAGTCTGGCGATACTTTATCTAGGATAGCGAGCAAGTTCCATACGACCATCAATGACATAAAGTTGGCTAACAATATGAGCAATGATAAAATAGTTGCCGGAAAGATACTTACTGTTCCTAATGGCAAACCAAATAGCAATGTAAGTTCTTCTGGTTCAGGCAAATCTAGTCGAGCATCAACCATTTACGCCGGTGATTATACCATCCAGCGTGGAGACACTTTGGCGTCCATAGCCAAGCGTTCGGGCATCAGTGTTGCTGATTTACAACAGGTAAACCACCTAGGCGATCCGTCGAAGTTGCAGGTGGGGAAAAAATTAACCATTGCCAAAGCGACCAAGGATCATATTTCGACTGTATCTGTGCCTCAAGCTTCTGGTATAGAAAAAATTGCAAGTTCTCAGGGCGATCGATCATCCACGAAGTTGAACATTTCTAATTACGATTTCATGAATGATTCGGATTTTTTCCAAGGAATAGATAATATTCCCATCGTACAGGTCAGTGAGTAG
- a CDS encoding ATP-dependent RecD-like DNA helicase, whose protein sequence is MEPCENINAVLERFLFRNEESFFSIVELTHLAYKKSFTARGNLPGVNCGETLVLTGYWDEHSKYGRQFLIQSFRSSLPADVQGIRKYLGSGLIDGIGKVYADKIVNKFGAKTFEIISSESARLREVPGIGPMRAKNIKNSWDEQVSIRDILIFLQTYGVSNSLCLRLYKIYGDRAKHILETDPYRVANEVPGIGFKTADKIAMNLGMPSNHHSRIEAGICFCFNNFETVGHTCVSREMLLKSARILLEVPEPKVDDQLKFLIQIGSISVTKDDLLQLPAMKIAEETIANGLGKIFKSKAKSLPNIDVEKAILWAQNREGFVFAKKQVDALKMALTSKLSIITGGPGTGKTTILRALVEILGTKNAKVLLASPTGRAAQRLGEMTGMPAKTIHRLLQFVPDGHRFLHDENTPLAADFVVIDEASMLDTKLAAALFRALDSQTSLLLVGDVDQLPSVGAGNVLWDCIDSNIFSVTRLKNVFRQDNRSDIVSIAHDIISGNQALPRLICDPNLVDKDKDFNFIVADGPDDCLNKVEMLCKDLLPKWYGIDPIDDIQVLVPLHRGTVGVTNFNEVLQRSFSHGASKTHWNNFRLGDKVIQLRNNYDKNIFNGDLGRIISVDTVEGIMTVDFNGENVELKRSDLGDIALAYAITIHKAQGSEFPMVILPLMNQHYIMLQRNLIYTAVTRGRNKVFIVGDPKAYYLAIKNNKSTERITGLKHLLK, encoded by the coding sequence TTGGAACCTTGTGAAAATATAAATGCGGTACTTGAGCGTTTCCTTTTTAGGAACGAAGAGTCATTTTTTTCCATTGTAGAACTGACCCATTTGGCCTATAAGAAATCATTTACGGCCCGGGGAAATTTGCCCGGTGTCAATTGTGGAGAAACCTTAGTGCTTACAGGTTATTGGGATGAGCATTCCAAATATGGACGGCAATTTCTGATCCAATCTTTCCGATCGTCGCTTCCGGCGGATGTCCAAGGCATTCGCAAATATCTGGGCAGTGGCTTGATAGATGGCATAGGGAAAGTATATGCTGATAAGATCGTCAACAAGTTCGGTGCCAAGACCTTCGAAATCATATCTTCGGAATCTGCCAGATTGAGAGAGGTGCCTGGAATTGGTCCGATGCGGGCTAAAAACATAAAAAATTCCTGGGATGAGCAGGTATCCATCCGCGATATATTGATTTTTTTACAAACCTATGGCGTCTCAAATTCACTATGTCTTAGGCTTTACAAAATCTATGGAGATCGAGCCAAGCATATTTTGGAAACAGATCCCTATAGAGTGGCCAATGAAGTACCAGGAATTGGGTTTAAAACCGCCGATAAAATCGCGATGAACTTGGGCATGCCAAGTAATCATCATTCTAGGATAGAAGCTGGTATTTGTTTCTGCTTCAATAACTTCGAGACGGTAGGGCACACCTGTGTTAGTCGGGAAATGTTGCTTAAAAGCGCCAGAATTTTACTAGAAGTTCCAGAACCAAAGGTGGATGATCAACTGAAATTTCTCATACAAATTGGCAGTATTTCTGTAACAAAAGATGATTTGCTTCAATTGCCGGCCATGAAAATTGCCGAAGAAACCATCGCCAATGGTTTGGGCAAAATTTTCAAATCCAAAGCCAAATCTCTACCAAATATAGATGTGGAAAAGGCAATTCTATGGGCCCAAAATCGAGAAGGGTTTGTATTTGCCAAAAAGCAGGTCGATGCACTAAAAATGGCATTGACAAGTAAATTATCTATCATCACTGGTGGGCCAGGCACTGGGAAAACCACGATACTGCGGGCTCTGGTGGAAATTTTAGGAACAAAAAATGCTAAGGTTTTGCTAGCTTCACCCACCGGACGAGCCGCCCAACGCCTAGGAGAAATGACCGGAATGCCTGCCAAAACCATCCATCGATTGCTGCAATTCGTGCCCGATGGCCATCGATTTTTACACGACGAAAATACTCCGTTGGCTGCTGATTTCGTAGTGATCGACGAAGCAAGCATGTTGGATACAAAATTAGCCGCTGCTCTGTTTCGAGCCCTGGACTCACAAACCAGCCTATTGTTGGTTGGCGATGTGGACCAATTGCCATCGGTGGGTGCCGGCAATGTTTTATGGGATTGCATAGATTCTAACATATTTTCAGTCACAAGGTTAAAAAACGTGTTTCGTCAAGATAATCGCAGCGATATCGTTTCCATTGCCCATGACATAATTTCCGGTAACCAGGCTTTGCCCAGGCTGATCTGTGACCCGAATTTGGTGGATAAAGATAAGGACTTTAATTTCATTGTGGCCGACGGTCCGGATGATTGCCTAAATAAAGTCGAAATGTTATGTAAAGACTTGCTGCCCAAATGGTATGGCATCGACCCCATTGACGACATACAGGTACTGGTGCCATTGCACCGAGGTACCGTTGGCGTGACTAATTTTAACGAAGTTTTACAGCGAAGCTTTAGCCATGGAGCTTCGAAAACCCATTGGAATAATTTCAGACTTGGAGATAAGGTCATCCAGCTCAGAAACAACTATGACAAAAATATTTTTAATGGCGATTTGGGCAGAATAATCTCCGTAGATACGGTGGAAGGTATTATGACCGTTGATTTTAATGGAGAAAATGTAGAATTGAAAAGATCCGACCTTGGAGACATTGCGTTGGCCTACGCAATTACCATTCACAAGGCCCAAGGCAGTGAGTTTCCTATGGTAATTTTACCCCTAATGAATCAACATTACATCATGCTACAGAGAAACTTAATCTACACAGCTGTGACCCGTGGTCGAAATAAAGTCTTTATTGTTGGCGACCCCAAAGCCTATTATCTGGCAATAAAAAACAATAAATCCACCGAACGAATCACTGGCCTGAAACATCTTCTAAAGTAG
- a CDS encoding UTP--glucose-1-phosphate uridylyltransferase, which produces MNIIEHELLEKFKHYGQAQIFKFIDELDEVSKDKLFRQANAINLQKVADRVRTLPSIDKKHFSMYLREISNHIDFIGLPNNEIDNRRWKDAHRIGENAIRDGRVAILTAAGGQGTRLGHEGPKGILAVTPVKKKTLFQVFAEKIRFAEIKYGQKFHWFVMTSTRNHDEILKFFDQNESFGLEHVHFFIQGIEPAIDFSGKIMLEDKHSIAMHPDGHGGVFNAFVSSGLFEILEKNDIDIISYFQVDNPLVRCIDPYFIGFHINQQSEMSCRMIHKAYPEEKVGVFCTMYGKTAVIEYSDLSMNFIHEMDTLGRLKFRYANAAIHIFARDFVRSLGEDNALRQLDVHAAKKKIPTIDVNGKPIDPESANGIKFETFIFDALQFTENSLVLEVNRRENFSPIKNLKGIDSLQTCRNDQIRLFTRWLLSAGAEIPVDASGLPPFDIEISPLFAENEGDFLLKWNELKSKPAICAGSYVS; this is translated from the coding sequence ATGAATATTATTGAGCATGAGTTGCTTGAGAAGTTTAAGCACTATGGACAAGCACAGATTTTCAAGTTTATCGATGAATTAGATGAAGTGTCGAAGGATAAACTTTTTCGTCAGGCCAATGCCATAAATTTGCAAAAGGTGGCTGACCGAGTCAGGACATTGCCATCCATTGACAAAAAACATTTTAGCATGTATTTAAGGGAAATTTCCAATCATATCGATTTTATTGGATTGCCAAATAACGAGATTGATAATAGGCGGTGGAAAGATGCTCATCGTATTGGTGAAAATGCAATACGCGATGGTCGGGTAGCAATTTTGACTGCCGCAGGAGGCCAGGGAACAAGGCTTGGCCACGAAGGCCCCAAGGGCATATTGGCTGTGACTCCGGTTAAAAAAAAGACGCTGTTTCAGGTCTTTGCGGAAAAAATACGCTTTGCCGAAATTAAATATGGCCAAAAATTCCACTGGTTTGTGATGACCAGCACGAGGAACCACGATGAAATATTGAAATTTTTTGACCAAAATGAATCATTTGGGCTGGAACATGTGCATTTTTTTATCCAAGGCATTGAACCAGCCATAGATTTTTCTGGCAAAATAATGCTGGAAGATAAACACAGCATAGCCATGCATCCAGATGGCCATGGAGGTGTATTTAATGCATTTGTATCCAGTGGGTTATTTGAAATTCTAGAAAAAAATGACATTGATATCATAAGTTATTTTCAGGTGGATAATCCGCTGGTCAGGTGCATAGATCCATATTTCATAGGCTTTCACATAAACCAACAATCTGAAATGTCCTGTCGTATGATCCATAAGGCCTATCCCGAAGAAAAGGTTGGGGTCTTTTGTACCATGTATGGCAAAACTGCAGTCATCGAATACAGCGACCTGAGCATGAATTTTATCCATGAAATGGATACGTTAGGGCGTTTAAAATTCAGATATGCCAATGCGGCCATACATATTTTTGCCAGAGATTTTGTCAGATCTTTGGGAGAAGATAATGCGCTAAGACAGCTGGATGTCCATGCGGCCAAGAAAAAAATTCCCACCATCGATGTCAATGGCAAACCCATTGATCCAGAATCCGCCAATGGCATTAAATTTGAAACTTTCATTTTTGACGCGTTGCAATTTACTGAAAATAGCCTGGTTTTAGAAGTAAATAGGCGAGAAAACTTTAGTCCAATAAAAAATCTGAAAGGCATAGATTCCCTTCAGACCTGCAGAAATGATCAAATCAGACTATTTACTCGATGGCTGCTATCCGCCGGTGCCGAGATTCCTGTTGACGCAAGCGGCTTACCTCCTTTTGATATAGAAATTTCTCCGCTGTTCGCCGAAAATGAAGGCGATTTTTTGTTGAAATGGAATGAACTTAAATCAAAACCAGCCATTTGTGCCGGCAGCTATGTGTCATGA
- the plsY gene encoding glycerol-3-phosphate 1-O-acyltransferase PlsY, producing the protein MEMLVQNYLALTTLLCGYFIGSISFGVVMAKIYGINIFKVNSGNPGATNVNRSIGKWAGTMVFILDFLKGFIPTALVQHIFLSQYRDFTINMNLILLTGLILGHNFSIFLKFRGGKGVATAMGGVLTLMPWCFAIGILIWLMIFKITRFVSLASLSFVASLPLTSYLFGYSNETMVFCIGLMVVISLKHRENIKRLWKGTEYRFSKSCRKNHDT; encoded by the coding sequence ATGGAAATGTTAGTCCAAAATTATCTCGCTCTCACTACCCTACTCTGTGGCTACTTCATCGGATCGATATCCTTTGGAGTTGTCATGGCGAAGATATATGGCATCAATATATTTAAGGTTAATAGTGGCAATCCTGGAGCTACCAATGTAAATAGGTCCATTGGCAAATGGGCAGGAACTATGGTATTTATTCTAGATTTTTTAAAGGGTTTTATTCCCACTGCTCTGGTCCAGCATATATTTTTGTCCCAATACAGAGATTTCACTATAAACATGAATCTGATACTGCTCACTGGATTGATCCTGGGCCATAATTTTTCCATTTTTTTAAAATTTCGAGGCGGCAAAGGCGTTGCGACGGCCATGGGTGGGGTACTTACATTAATGCCTTGGTGCTTTGCCATTGGCATTCTGATTTGGTTGATGATATTTAAAATTACAAGATTTGTGTCGTTGGCTTCACTGTCTTTTGTGGCAAGCCTACCATTGACGTCCTATCTATTTGGTTACAGCAATGAAACCATGGTCTTTTGCATTGGCCTGATGGTGGTTATCTCATTGAAGCATAGAGAAAATATAAAACGCCTATGGAAAGGAACGGAGTATAGATTTTCCAAAAGTTGTCGAAAAAATCATGACACATAG
- a CDS encoding MiaB/RimO family radical SAM methylthiotransferase → MPKKACLLSFGCRLNQSEIVTLGEQLEELGIKISKHLAPDIDLVIINSCAVTNQAISKCTQTLRSLISKFPKARVILTGCYSTIGKEILIKMNGIDLIISNANKNSIASHAAEIISKPKSERPVFIDSPNPEKVKYFLQKIPKASYDKRYNLKIQNGCNFFCSYCIIPFTRGSPQSRDFENILEDARVHGAVGPKEIIITGVNIGIYENHGRKLLDVIDGLNALDGVIRIRISSIEFRTIDDKILERMADRNHKLAAYLHIPIQSASNSILAAMKRRYSFEEFLSYAQKISKLIPDLGLGTDIMVGFPGESEKDFLESVEFLKTSPIQYAHVFTFSPRPGTAAATSQSFVAEQEKLRRSKFLRQVSLEKRNKFYNDNLGKVVDVLFEDRQGEKFPGYTENYIKVMAKCSENVTNQIKSVKIVKNEQTHVEGELIF, encoded by the coding sequence ATGCCAAAAAAAGCTTGTTTATTATCATTCGGATGCCGATTAAATCAATCGGAAATTGTAACCCTTGGCGAGCAATTGGAAGAACTTGGAATAAAAATTTCCAAGCACTTGGCTCCGGATATCGATCTGGTAATCATCAACAGCTGTGCCGTAACAAACCAGGCTATTTCGAAATGTACCCAAACTCTTAGGTCATTGATTTCGAAATTTCCCAAGGCACGGGTAATTCTAACCGGATGCTATTCAACCATTGGTAAGGAGATTTTGATCAAAATGAATGGCATCGATCTAATTATCAGCAATGCTAATAAAAATTCCATTGCCAGCCATGCGGCGGAGATAATTTCCAAGCCTAAGAGCGAACGACCGGTATTTATAGATAGTCCTAATCCAGAGAAGGTTAAATATTTTTTGCAAAAAATTCCTAAGGCCAGCTATGATAAGAGATATAATCTTAAAATACAAAACGGATGTAATTTCTTTTGCTCCTACTGCATCATTCCATTTACACGGGGTAGTCCCCAAAGCCGTGATTTTGAAAATATCCTGGAAGATGCCAGAGTTCATGGAGCTGTTGGCCCGAAGGAAATAATTATAACCGGCGTAAATATAGGTATTTATGAGAATCATGGTAGAAAACTTTTGGATGTAATAGATGGACTGAATGCTCTGGATGGTGTCATAAGAATTCGAATTAGCAGCATAGAATTTAGGACCATTGATGATAAAATTCTCGAAAGAATGGCCGATAGGAACCATAAATTGGCTGCCTATTTGCACATCCCAATCCAATCTGCATCGAATTCCATACTGGCCGCAATGAAACGGCGCTATTCCTTTGAAGAATTTTTATCCTATGCCCAAAAAATATCCAAGCTCATTCCGGATCTTGGTCTTGGCACCGATATCATGGTTGGGTTTCCCGGCGAATCTGAAAAAGATTTCCTTGAATCGGTGGAATTTTTAAAAACTTCGCCAATCCAATATGCCCATGTATTTACTTTCTCGCCAAGGCCTGGTACCGCCGCAGCCACAAGCCAATCATTTGTGGCAGAACAGGAAAAGCTACGTCGAAGCAAATTTTTAAGACAAGTGAGTTTGGAAAAAAGAAATAAATTTTACAATGATAACCTGGGTAAAGTGGTAGATGTTTTATTTGAAGACAGGCAGGGAGAAAAATTTCCTGGCTATACGGAAAATTACATAAAAGTGATGGCCAAATGTTCAGAAAATGTGACCAATCAAATTAAAAGTGTAAAAATTGTAAAAAATGAACAGACCCATGTGGAAGGAGAATTGATTTTTTAA